Proteins from one Megalopta genalis isolate 19385.01 chromosome 1, iyMegGena1_principal, whole genome shotgun sequence genomic window:
- the LOC143259450 gene encoding BTB/POZ domain-containing protein KCTD20-like isoform X2, whose translation MTHKHLTENKKVYGRTFCNTATKLFIMSWSKMSNHADHSNYLQDSSSDAETDKETDDRGRHRIYGSRMSCGGSSKPKSCLVQRDGSNERHCHSFNSGRQNTNINHQNRLYNRNKVRASISERLCTGVAVGKTQQNQCRDNLPSSASIIGVNNPPASDDRITLIVDNTVFIVDRALFTAHPNTMLGRMFSSGVEYAQPNERGEYQVAEGVSAMVFRAILDYYKGGIIRCPPSVAVQDLREACDYLLVPFDASTVKCQNLRGLLHELSNEGARCQFEVFLEDLMLPLMVNSARRGDRECHIVVLLEDDTVDWDEEYPPQMGEEYSQTVNSTAMYRFFKYIENRDVAKQVMKERCLKKIRLGIEGYPTYKEKVKTRAGGRSEVIYNYVQRPFIHMSWEKEEAKSRHVDFQCLKSKSVTNLAEATADPVLDAGANPIGMGLLQSTEPTTQPEVVMPAGPEADAEGAVGLPAEQDLGQMAADDLL comes from the exons ATGACGCATAAGCATTTAACAGAGAACAAGAAAGTGTATGGCAGAACGTTTTGCAATACTGCAACGAAACTATTTATCATGA GCTGGTCCAAGATGTCAAATCATGCAGATCACTCGAATTATTTGCAAGATAGCAGTAGCGACGCAGAAACAGACAAAGAAACAGATGATAGAGGACGACATCGTATTTATGGGAGTAGAATGAG TTGTGGTGGCTCTTCCAAACCAAAATCTTGTCTGGTTCAAAGAGATGGAAGCAATGAAAGGCACTGTCATTCCTTCAATTCTGGCAGGcaaaatacaaatattaatcaTCAAAACAG ATTGTATAACCGAAACAAAGTCCGGGCATCGATATCCGAGAG ACTTTGTACCGGGGTTGCCGTTGGAAAAACTCAACAAAATCAATGTAGGGACAATTTGCCGTCGTCGGCGTCTATTATCGGTGTAAATAATCCACCAGCTAGCGATGATCGCATTACTCTTATTGTGGATAATACTGT ATTTATCGTTGACCGCGCCTTGTTCACCGCACATCCAAATACAATGTTGGGAAGAATGTTTAGTTCTGGCGTAGAATATGCTCAACCAAATGAACGCGGTGAATACCAAGTTGCGGAAGGCGTATCTGCCATGGTGTTTAGAGCTATTCTTGATTATTATAAAGGTGGAATAATACGTTGTCCACCGTCAGTCGCGGTTCAAGATTTGCGGGAGGCATGCGACTATCTTCTTGTTCCTTTCGATGCTAGCACAGTGAAATGCCAAAATTTGA GAGGGTTATTACATGAGTTGTCTAACGAAGGCGCGCGCTGCCAGTTCGAAGTGTTCCTCGAGGACTTGATGTTGCCCCTGATGGTAAACAGTGCGCGTAGAGGTGACCGTGAATGCCATATCGTCGTTTTACTGGAAGACGATACCGTCGACTGGGACGAAGAATATCCCCCGCAAATGGGAGAGGAGTACTCGCAAA CCGTCAACAGCACCGCGATGTATCGGTTTTTCAAGTACATCGAGAACAGGGATGTGGCCAAGCAGGTGATGAAGGAACGCTGCCTGAAAAAGATCCGCTTGGGCATCGAAGGCTATCCTACCTACAAGGAGAAAGTGAAGACAAGAGCGGGAGGACGGTCCGAGGTGATTTACAATTACGTGCAGAGGCCTTTCATTCACATGTCCTGGGAGAAGGAGGAGGCGAAAAGTCGACACGTCGACTTCCAGTGCCTAAAATCGAAATCCGTAACGAACCTTGCGGAAGCCACTGCCGACCCGGTGCTAGACGCCGGGGCAAATCCTATAGGAATGGGTCTGTTGCAGTCTACGGAACCAACCACTCAACCGGAAGTAGTGATGCCCGCCGGCCCAGAGGCGGACGCCGAAGGCGCCGTAGGATTACCGGCCGAGCAGGATCTCGGCCAAATGGCAGCCGACGATTTACTATGA
- the LOC143259450 gene encoding BTB/POZ domain-containing protein 10-like isoform X4 has product MQLSIKRRVQVNFQSCGLDICASASWLLKKLGFYLSIPNIWSKMSNHADHSNYLQDSSSDAETDKETDDRGRHRIYGSRMRLCTGVAVGKTQQNQCRDNLPSSASIIGVNNPPASDDRITLIVDNTVFIVDRALFTAHPNTMLGRMFSSGVEYAQPNERGEYQVAEGVSAMVFRAILDYYKGGIIRCPPSVAVQDLREACDYLLVPFDASTVKCQNLRGLLHELSNEGARCQFEVFLEDLMLPLMVNSARRGDRECHIVVLLEDDTVDWDEEYPPQMGEEYSQTVNSTAMYRFFKYIENRDVAKQVMKERCLKKIRLGIEGYPTYKEKVKTRAGGRSEVIYNYVQRPFIHMSWEKEEAKSRHVDFQCLKSKSVTNLAEATADPVLDAGANPIGMGLLQSTEPTTQPEVVMPAGPEADAEGAVGLPAEQDLGQMAADDLL; this is encoded by the exons ATGCAACTTTCCATTAAAAGGAGAGTTCAGGTTAATTTTCAATCTTGCGGTTTGGATATTTGTGCATCGGCTAGCTGGCTTTTAAAGAAACTCGGCTTTTACCTGTCAATACCTAACAT CTGGTCCAAGATGTCAAATCATGCAGATCACTCGAATTATTTGCAAGATAGCAGTAGCGACGCAGAAACAGACAAAGAAACAGATGATAGAGGACGACATCGTATTTATGGGAGTAGAATGAG ACTTTGTACCGGGGTTGCCGTTGGAAAAACTCAACAAAATCAATGTAGGGACAATTTGCCGTCGTCGGCGTCTATTATCGGTGTAAATAATCCACCAGCTAGCGATGATCGCATTACTCTTATTGTGGATAATACTGT ATTTATCGTTGACCGCGCCTTGTTCACCGCACATCCAAATACAATGTTGGGAAGAATGTTTAGTTCTGGCGTAGAATATGCTCAACCAAATGAACGCGGTGAATACCAAGTTGCGGAAGGCGTATCTGCCATGGTGTTTAGAGCTATTCTTGATTATTATAAAGGTGGAATAATACGTTGTCCACCGTCAGTCGCGGTTCAAGATTTGCGGGAGGCATGCGACTATCTTCTTGTTCCTTTCGATGCTAGCACAGTGAAATGCCAAAATTTGA GAGGGTTATTACATGAGTTGTCTAACGAAGGCGCGCGCTGCCAGTTCGAAGTGTTCCTCGAGGACTTGATGTTGCCCCTGATGGTAAACAGTGCGCGTAGAGGTGACCGTGAATGCCATATCGTCGTTTTACTGGAAGACGATACCGTCGACTGGGACGAAGAATATCCCCCGCAAATGGGAGAGGAGTACTCGCAAA CCGTCAACAGCACCGCGATGTATCGGTTTTTCAAGTACATCGAGAACAGGGATGTGGCCAAGCAGGTGATGAAGGAACGCTGCCTGAAAAAGATCCGCTTGGGCATCGAAGGCTATCCTACCTACAAGGAGAAAGTGAAGACAAGAGCGGGAGGACGGTCCGAGGTGATTTACAATTACGTGCAGAGGCCTTTCATTCACATGTCCTGGGAGAAGGAGGAGGCGAAAAGTCGACACGTCGACTTCCAGTGCCTAAAATCGAAATCCGTAACGAACCTTGCGGAAGCCACTGCCGACCCGGTGCTAGACGCCGGGGCAAATCCTATAGGAATGGGTCTGTTGCAGTCTACGGAACCAACCACTCAACCGGAAGTAGTGATGCCCGCCGGCCCAGAGGCGGACGCCGAAGGCGCCGTAGGATTACCGGCCGAGCAGGATCTCGGCCAAATGGCAGCCGACGATTTACTATGA
- the LOC143259450 gene encoding BTB/POZ domain-containing protein KCTD20-like isoform X3: MQLSIKRRVQVNFQSCGLDICASASWLLKKLGFYLSIPNIWSKMSNHADHSNYLQDSSSDAETDKETDDRGRHRIYGSRMSCGGSSKPKSCLVQRDGSNERHCHSFNSGRQNTNINHQNRLCTGVAVGKTQQNQCRDNLPSSASIIGVNNPPASDDRITLIVDNTVFIVDRALFTAHPNTMLGRMFSSGVEYAQPNERGEYQVAEGVSAMVFRAILDYYKGGIIRCPPSVAVQDLREACDYLLVPFDASTVKCQNLRGLLHELSNEGARCQFEVFLEDLMLPLMVNSARRGDRECHIVVLLEDDTVDWDEEYPPQMGEEYSQTVNSTAMYRFFKYIENRDVAKQVMKERCLKKIRLGIEGYPTYKEKVKTRAGGRSEVIYNYVQRPFIHMSWEKEEAKSRHVDFQCLKSKSVTNLAEATADPVLDAGANPIGMGLLQSTEPTTQPEVVMPAGPEADAEGAVGLPAEQDLGQMAADDLL, encoded by the exons ATGCAACTTTCCATTAAAAGGAGAGTTCAGGTTAATTTTCAATCTTGCGGTTTGGATATTTGTGCATCGGCTAGCTGGCTTTTAAAGAAACTCGGCTTTTACCTGTCAATACCTAACAT CTGGTCCAAGATGTCAAATCATGCAGATCACTCGAATTATTTGCAAGATAGCAGTAGCGACGCAGAAACAGACAAAGAAACAGATGATAGAGGACGACATCGTATTTATGGGAGTAGAATGAG TTGTGGTGGCTCTTCCAAACCAAAATCTTGTCTGGTTCAAAGAGATGGAAGCAATGAAAGGCACTGTCATTCCTTCAATTCTGGCAGGcaaaatacaaatattaatcaTCAAAACAG ACTTTGTACCGGGGTTGCCGTTGGAAAAACTCAACAAAATCAATGTAGGGACAATTTGCCGTCGTCGGCGTCTATTATCGGTGTAAATAATCCACCAGCTAGCGATGATCGCATTACTCTTATTGTGGATAATACTGT ATTTATCGTTGACCGCGCCTTGTTCACCGCACATCCAAATACAATGTTGGGAAGAATGTTTAGTTCTGGCGTAGAATATGCTCAACCAAATGAACGCGGTGAATACCAAGTTGCGGAAGGCGTATCTGCCATGGTGTTTAGAGCTATTCTTGATTATTATAAAGGTGGAATAATACGTTGTCCACCGTCAGTCGCGGTTCAAGATTTGCGGGAGGCATGCGACTATCTTCTTGTTCCTTTCGATGCTAGCACAGTGAAATGCCAAAATTTGA GAGGGTTATTACATGAGTTGTCTAACGAAGGCGCGCGCTGCCAGTTCGAAGTGTTCCTCGAGGACTTGATGTTGCCCCTGATGGTAAACAGTGCGCGTAGAGGTGACCGTGAATGCCATATCGTCGTTTTACTGGAAGACGATACCGTCGACTGGGACGAAGAATATCCCCCGCAAATGGGAGAGGAGTACTCGCAAA CCGTCAACAGCACCGCGATGTATCGGTTTTTCAAGTACATCGAGAACAGGGATGTGGCCAAGCAGGTGATGAAGGAACGCTGCCTGAAAAAGATCCGCTTGGGCATCGAAGGCTATCCTACCTACAAGGAGAAAGTGAAGACAAGAGCGGGAGGACGGTCCGAGGTGATTTACAATTACGTGCAGAGGCCTTTCATTCACATGTCCTGGGAGAAGGAGGAGGCGAAAAGTCGACACGTCGACTTCCAGTGCCTAAAATCGAAATCCGTAACGAACCTTGCGGAAGCCACTGCCGACCCGGTGCTAGACGCCGGGGCAAATCCTATAGGAATGGGTCTGTTGCAGTCTACGGAACCAACCACTCAACCGGAAGTAGTGATGCCCGCCGGCCCAGAGGCGGACGCCGAAGGCGCCGTAGGATTACCGGCCGAGCAGGATCTCGGCCAAATGGCAGCCGACGATTTACTATGA
- the LOC143259450 gene encoding BTB/POZ domain-containing protein KCTD20-like isoform X1, whose translation MQLSIKRRVQVNFQSCGLDICASASWLLKKLGFYLSIPNIWSKMSNHADHSNYLQDSSSDAETDKETDDRGRHRIYGSRMSCGGSSKPKSCLVQRDGSNERHCHSFNSGRQNTNINHQNRLYNRNKVRASISERLCTGVAVGKTQQNQCRDNLPSSASIIGVNNPPASDDRITLIVDNTVFIVDRALFTAHPNTMLGRMFSSGVEYAQPNERGEYQVAEGVSAMVFRAILDYYKGGIIRCPPSVAVQDLREACDYLLVPFDASTVKCQNLRGLLHELSNEGARCQFEVFLEDLMLPLMVNSARRGDRECHIVVLLEDDTVDWDEEYPPQMGEEYSQTVNSTAMYRFFKYIENRDVAKQVMKERCLKKIRLGIEGYPTYKEKVKTRAGGRSEVIYNYVQRPFIHMSWEKEEAKSRHVDFQCLKSKSVTNLAEATADPVLDAGANPIGMGLLQSTEPTTQPEVVMPAGPEADAEGAVGLPAEQDLGQMAADDLL comes from the exons ATGCAACTTTCCATTAAAAGGAGAGTTCAGGTTAATTTTCAATCTTGCGGTTTGGATATTTGTGCATCGGCTAGCTGGCTTTTAAAGAAACTCGGCTTTTACCTGTCAATACCTAACAT CTGGTCCAAGATGTCAAATCATGCAGATCACTCGAATTATTTGCAAGATAGCAGTAGCGACGCAGAAACAGACAAAGAAACAGATGATAGAGGACGACATCGTATTTATGGGAGTAGAATGAG TTGTGGTGGCTCTTCCAAACCAAAATCTTGTCTGGTTCAAAGAGATGGAAGCAATGAAAGGCACTGTCATTCCTTCAATTCTGGCAGGcaaaatacaaatattaatcaTCAAAACAG ATTGTATAACCGAAACAAAGTCCGGGCATCGATATCCGAGAG ACTTTGTACCGGGGTTGCCGTTGGAAAAACTCAACAAAATCAATGTAGGGACAATTTGCCGTCGTCGGCGTCTATTATCGGTGTAAATAATCCACCAGCTAGCGATGATCGCATTACTCTTATTGTGGATAATACTGT ATTTATCGTTGACCGCGCCTTGTTCACCGCACATCCAAATACAATGTTGGGAAGAATGTTTAGTTCTGGCGTAGAATATGCTCAACCAAATGAACGCGGTGAATACCAAGTTGCGGAAGGCGTATCTGCCATGGTGTTTAGAGCTATTCTTGATTATTATAAAGGTGGAATAATACGTTGTCCACCGTCAGTCGCGGTTCAAGATTTGCGGGAGGCATGCGACTATCTTCTTGTTCCTTTCGATGCTAGCACAGTGAAATGCCAAAATTTGA GAGGGTTATTACATGAGTTGTCTAACGAAGGCGCGCGCTGCCAGTTCGAAGTGTTCCTCGAGGACTTGATGTTGCCCCTGATGGTAAACAGTGCGCGTAGAGGTGACCGTGAATGCCATATCGTCGTTTTACTGGAAGACGATACCGTCGACTGGGACGAAGAATATCCCCCGCAAATGGGAGAGGAGTACTCGCAAA CCGTCAACAGCACCGCGATGTATCGGTTTTTCAAGTACATCGAGAACAGGGATGTGGCCAAGCAGGTGATGAAGGAACGCTGCCTGAAAAAGATCCGCTTGGGCATCGAAGGCTATCCTACCTACAAGGAGAAAGTGAAGACAAGAGCGGGAGGACGGTCCGAGGTGATTTACAATTACGTGCAGAGGCCTTTCATTCACATGTCCTGGGAGAAGGAGGAGGCGAAAAGTCGACACGTCGACTTCCAGTGCCTAAAATCGAAATCCGTAACGAACCTTGCGGAAGCCACTGCCGACCCGGTGCTAGACGCCGGGGCAAATCCTATAGGAATGGGTCTGTTGCAGTCTACGGAACCAACCACTCAACCGGAAGTAGTGATGCCCGCCGGCCCAGAGGCGGACGCCGAAGGCGCCGTAGGATTACCGGCCGAGCAGGATCTCGGCCAAATGGCAGCCGACGATTTACTATGA
- the LOC143259450 gene encoding BTB/POZ domain-containing protein 10-like isoform X5: MTHKHLTENKKVYGRTFCNTATKLFIMSWSKMSNHADHSNYLQDSSSDAETDKETDDRGRHRIYGSRMRLCTGVAVGKTQQNQCRDNLPSSASIIGVNNPPASDDRITLIVDNTVFIVDRALFTAHPNTMLGRMFSSGVEYAQPNERGEYQVAEGVSAMVFRAILDYYKGGIIRCPPSVAVQDLREACDYLLVPFDASTVKCQNLRGLLHELSNEGARCQFEVFLEDLMLPLMVNSARRGDRECHIVVLLEDDTVDWDEEYPPQMGEEYSQTVNSTAMYRFFKYIENRDVAKQVMKERCLKKIRLGIEGYPTYKEKVKTRAGGRSEVIYNYVQRPFIHMSWEKEEAKSRHVDFQCLKSKSVTNLAEATADPVLDAGANPIGMGLLQSTEPTTQPEVVMPAGPEADAEGAVGLPAEQDLGQMAADDLL, from the exons ATGACGCATAAGCATTTAACAGAGAACAAGAAAGTGTATGGCAGAACGTTTTGCAATACTGCAACGAAACTATTTATCATGA GCTGGTCCAAGATGTCAAATCATGCAGATCACTCGAATTATTTGCAAGATAGCAGTAGCGACGCAGAAACAGACAAAGAAACAGATGATAGAGGACGACATCGTATTTATGGGAGTAGAATGAG ACTTTGTACCGGGGTTGCCGTTGGAAAAACTCAACAAAATCAATGTAGGGACAATTTGCCGTCGTCGGCGTCTATTATCGGTGTAAATAATCCACCAGCTAGCGATGATCGCATTACTCTTATTGTGGATAATACTGT ATTTATCGTTGACCGCGCCTTGTTCACCGCACATCCAAATACAATGTTGGGAAGAATGTTTAGTTCTGGCGTAGAATATGCTCAACCAAATGAACGCGGTGAATACCAAGTTGCGGAAGGCGTATCTGCCATGGTGTTTAGAGCTATTCTTGATTATTATAAAGGTGGAATAATACGTTGTCCACCGTCAGTCGCGGTTCAAGATTTGCGGGAGGCATGCGACTATCTTCTTGTTCCTTTCGATGCTAGCACAGTGAAATGCCAAAATTTGA GAGGGTTATTACATGAGTTGTCTAACGAAGGCGCGCGCTGCCAGTTCGAAGTGTTCCTCGAGGACTTGATGTTGCCCCTGATGGTAAACAGTGCGCGTAGAGGTGACCGTGAATGCCATATCGTCGTTTTACTGGAAGACGATACCGTCGACTGGGACGAAGAATATCCCCCGCAAATGGGAGAGGAGTACTCGCAAA CCGTCAACAGCACCGCGATGTATCGGTTTTTCAAGTACATCGAGAACAGGGATGTGGCCAAGCAGGTGATGAAGGAACGCTGCCTGAAAAAGATCCGCTTGGGCATCGAAGGCTATCCTACCTACAAGGAGAAAGTGAAGACAAGAGCGGGAGGACGGTCCGAGGTGATTTACAATTACGTGCAGAGGCCTTTCATTCACATGTCCTGGGAGAAGGAGGAGGCGAAAAGTCGACACGTCGACTTCCAGTGCCTAAAATCGAAATCCGTAACGAACCTTGCGGAAGCCACTGCCGACCCGGTGCTAGACGCCGGGGCAAATCCTATAGGAATGGGTCTGTTGCAGTCTACGGAACCAACCACTCAACCGGAAGTAGTGATGCCCGCCGGCCCAGAGGCGGACGCCGAAGGCGCCGTAGGATTACCGGCCGAGCAGGATCTCGGCCAAATGGCAGCCGACGATTTACTATGA
- the LOC117223700 gene encoding nurim homolog, producing the protein MILKCVSVITCAGCFLYTSYILCKLSYFLSSHNEDDNRNVSQKKDDSVDSVLWLLLVNMSLLNVFMLQHSIMASDFVKHLFCKLHMDYMERSIYNIASAMTLHLLLNQWQIVSSISWWKIDTSFNDISWYIFTSLHVLAWSIIYSGCLMMDISELTGVKQVYYKFSSRPSPMLTKSKELRHFYSHMRHPSLIGFLIILWIHPYMTIDRILLASVLSVYMALMWNIDDKDCNYHATLVRRKQEELF; encoded by the exons ATGATCCTGAAATGTGTCAGCGTGATAACGTGTGCTGGATGCTTTTTATACACTTCTTACATTTTATGTAAATTGTCCTACTTTTTATCAAGTCACAATGAAGATGACAACAGAAATGTGTCACAGAAAAAAG ATGACTCTGTTGATTCGGTATTATGGTTGTTACTTGTAAACATGTCGTTGTTAAATGTCTTTATGTTACAACATTCGATTATGGCTAGTGATtttgtaaaacatttgttttgtaaATTGCATATGGATTATATGGAGAGAAGTATATACAATATCGCCAGTGCCATGACTCTACATTTGCTACTTAATCAATGGCAAATCGTATCATCAATTTCATGGTGGAAAATCGATACATCTTTCAATGATATTTCATGGTACATATTTACCAGTCTCCATGTTCTGGCTTGGTCAATAATTTATAGCGGTTGTTTAATGATGGATATATCTGAACTTACTGGAGTGAAGCAAGTGTATTATAAATTTTCGTCCAGACCAAGTCCCATGTTAACGAAATCCAAAGAATTGCGACACTTTTATTCTCACATGAGACATCCTAGTTTGATAGGTTTTCTTATTATTCTATGGATACATCCTTATATGAC aatAGACAGAATATTGTTAGCTTCGGTATTATCTGTCTACATGGCGTTAATGTGGAACATTGACGACAAAGATTGTAATTATCATGCCACTCTAGTCAGAAGAAAGCAAGAAGAATTATTTTGA